From a single Arachis hypogaea cultivar Tifrunner chromosome 3, arahy.Tifrunner.gnm2.J5K5, whole genome shotgun sequence genomic region:
- the LOC112771387 gene encoding ananain, translating to MPLVMKSLVAIFLFLWTCTFRAKSFRPVYDESSIVQKHEQWMTLYGRTYKDNEEKTKRQEIFKHNLEFIERFNKEGNKSFKLSLNPFADLSEEEFFASHTGAIHHHNKQPHRNVSNMMSADNIEPPSMDWREKGAVNDIKYQGRCGSCWAFSAVASVEGIIKIKTGNLLSLSEQQLVDCATVTNNGCGGYDKDKAFEYIANQGLRSEADYPYMATDGMCDSQNVKPVARISGYSDITPNNEQEMLRVVATQPISVSIEASGQAFQFYKQGVFNGECGYTLNHAVNIIGYGQDTNGNKYWLVRNSWGTTWGENGYMRILREGSYPQGLCGIAMRPSYPIY from the exons ATGCCTTTAGTCATGAAATCACTTGTTGCcatcttcctcttcctgtggactTGCACATTTCGTGCTAAGTCCTTTCGTCCGGTCTACGATGAGTCATCCATTGTCCAGAAACATGAACAATGGATGACCTTGTACGGCCGGACCTACAAAGACAATGAAGAAAAAACCAAACGACAAGAGATATTCAAGCATAACTTAGAGTTTATAGAGAGGTTCAATAAAGAAGGAAACAAAAGTTTCAAGTTGAGCCTAAACCCTTTTGCTGACTTAAGCGAAGAAGAATTTTTCGCCTCTCACACCGGAGCTATCCACCACCACAACAAACAACCTCATCGGAACGTCAGCAACATGATGAGTGCTGATAACATTGAGCCGCCTAGCATGGATTGGAGAGAGAAAGGAGCTGTCAATGACATAAAGTACCAGGGGCGTTGCG GGAGTTGTTGGGCTTTTTCTGCAGTGGCATCAGTTGAAGGAATTATCAAAATCAAAACGGGAAACTTGCTTTCATTGTCTGAGCAACAATTGGTAGACTGCGCCACCGTCACCAACAATGGTTGCGGCGGATACGACAAGGACAAAGCATTTGAATATATAGCAAACCAAGGTCTTCGCAGCGAAGCAGATTACCCATACATGGCCACAGATGGGATGTGTGACTCACAAAATGTGAAACCTGTGGCCAGGATCAGTGGTTACTCCGATATAACTCCAAACAATGAGCAAGAAATGCTGAGGGTAGTGGCTACCCAACCTATCTCAGTATCAATTGAAGCTAGTGGACAAGCATTTCAGTTTTACAAACAGGGTGTTTTCAATGGTGAATGTGGGTATACTCTTAACCATGCAGTTAATATAATTGGGTATGGTCAGGACACAAATGGaaataaatattggttggtaaggAACTCATGGGGAACAACTTGGGGTGAGAATGGTTACATGAGGATTTTAAGAGAGGGTAGTTACCCTCAGGGCCTTTGTGGCATTGCCATGCGTCCTTCTTATCCAATTTATTAA
- the LOC112791553 gene encoding UBP1-associated protein 2C, producing the protein MDLSKKRKTDQNGDADSSPSQQPPPSTSLSADDIRKILQPFTHEQLIDLLQSASLRHPDVFDSVRSVADRDSTLRKLFVRGLAADTTTDTIRAIFSAYGDLDEAIVIFDKNTGKSKGYGFVTFSHVDGAVLALKDPSKKIDGRMTVTQLAASGGPGAASATDVAARKVFVGNVPFEIPSERLLSHFLAYGEVEEGPLGFDKSSGKTRGFAFFVYKTEEGARACLAEPTKTIDGHQVFCKLAVDNKKAKPQNPASGFPGDGMHAQQQQQQQPQPSYNAPMLISQYGGYAGGGGHGNGYGMQPSVPSYGNPVPAAAAGVGGYGATVGGGGYGNSQYGGPVSGEYGARLPPTSGGVPSGGFMDGSHYGGLPSSAIPSQQPQPVPMPRPAPPGGMYQGVPPYY; encoded by the coding sequence ATGGATCTCTCCAAGAAGCGTAAAACGGACCAGAACGGCGACGCTGATTCCTCGCCTTCACAACAACCTCCCCCTTCCACCTCCCTCTCCGCAGACGACATCCGCAAGATCCTGCAACCCTTCACGCACGAGCAGCTCATCGACCTCCTCCAGTCAGCGTCCCTCCGCCACCCCGACGTCTTCGACTCTGTCCGCTCCGTCGCCGACCGCGACTCCACACTCCGAAAGCTATTCGTCCGCGGCCTCGCCGCCGACACCACCACGGACACTATCCGCGCCATCTTCTCTGCCTACGGCGACCTAGACGAAGCCATCGTCATCTTCGACAAGAACACCGGAAAATCCAAGGGCTACGGCTTCGTCACTTTCTCCCACGTCGACGGCGCTGTCCTCGCCCTCAAGGATCCCAGCAAGAAAATCGACGGCCGCATGACCGTCACGCAGCTTGCCGCCTCCGGCGGACCCGGAGCCGCCTCAGCTACCGACGTAGCCGCACGGAAGGTGTTTGTAGGTAACGTCCCATTCGAAATCCCATCGGAGAGGCTCTTGAGCCACTTTCTTGCATACGGTGAGGTAGAAGAAGGTCCTTTAGGGTTTGATAAGAGTAGCGGTAAAACAAGAGGGTTTGCGTTCTTCGTGTACAAGACTGAAGAAGGTGCTAGGGCTTGTTTGGCAGAGCCAACGAAGACAATTGATGGCCACCAAGTGTTCTGCAAGTTGGCTGTGGATAACAAGAAAGCGAAGCCGCAGAATCCTGCTTCTGGTTTCCCAGGGGATGGTATGCATGCTCAGCAGCAACAGCAACAGCAACCTCAACCTTCTTACAATGCTCCTATGCTGATTTCTCAGTACGGTGGATATGCTGGCGGTGGTGGGCATGGCAACGGATATGGGATGCAGCCTTCGGTGCCGTCGTATGGGAACCCTGTTCCAGCTGCTGCTGCTGGTGTTGGTGGGTATGGGGCTACGGTTGGTGGGGGCGGTTATGGGAATTCGCAGTATGGCGGGCCGGTTTCCGGCGAGTATGGTGCGAGGTTGCCTCCTACGTCCGGTGGAGTACCCTCTGGTGGGTTTATGGATGGCTCCCATTATGGTGGTTTACCTTCGTCTGCAATTCCGTCACAACAGCCGCAGCCTGTTCCGATGCCAAGACCTGCCCCTCCTGGAGGAATGTACCAAGGCGTGCCGCCCTATTACTGA
- the LOC112791554 gene encoding putative transcription factor bHLH107 produces MVYSFYNSNDFSSPGYDVSRLISPSLHDYGASYGVLEPSHALILESEKIEQVNNGSEDARVGKNYENSDAKALAALKNHSEAERRRRERINGHLATLRGLVSSTDKMDKATILAKVVSQVKELQRNAMEASKGLLIPTDFDEVEVEPYEDHRSMSYKASICCDYRPEILFDLRHTLDALELQLVRAETSTLEGRMKNVFVYRCCKGKGDNNNTGACQALARNVQKALSRVIDKASNALEYSLRASLPCKRRRICLLEN; encoded by the exons ATGGTTTACTCCTTTTATAACTCCAATGATTTTTCTTCCCCCGGCTACGATGTTTCGAGGTTGATTAGTCCTTCTTTGCATGACTATGGAGCTTCCTATGGTGTTTTGGAACCATCACATGCATTGATTTTGGAGAGTGAAAAGATAGAGCAAGTGAATAATGGATCAGAAGATGCAAGGGTAGGAAAGAATTATGAGAACTCTGATGCAAAAGCCTTAGCGGCTTTGAAGAATCACAGTGAAGCTgagaggaggaggagggagaGAATCAATGGTCATCTTGCAACTCTACGAGGTCTTGTTTCCTCCACTGACAAG ATGGACAAAGCAACAATATTAGCAAAAGTCGTTAGCCAAGTGAAGGAATTGCAGAGGAATGCAATGGAAGCAAGTAAAGGTCTTCTAATCCCAACAGATTTTGATGAAGTTGAAGTTGAACCATATGAAGATCATAGATCCATGTCATACAAGGCATCCATCTGCTGCGATTACCGGCCGGAGATTCTCTTCGACCTGCGACACACACTTGATGCCCTTGAACTGCAACTGGTGAGGGCAGAGACATCAACCTTagaaggaagaatgaaaaatGTGTTTGTGTATAGATGTTGCAAAGGGAAAGGTGACAATAATAACACCGGGGCATGTCAAGCTCTTGCAAGAAATGTTCAAAAGGCACTGAGTCGTGTAATAGATAAGGCTTCTAATGCACTTGAGTACTCACTCAGAGCTTCACTTCCATGTAAGAGGAGAAGAATCTGCTTGCTCGAGAATTGA